tccaggcatacgcccaagtcccaaatcacgatacggatctactggaactgttaaaatactgatccgggtccgtttgctcaaaatattgaccgaagtcaacttagttTCGTTTTAAGGCTcgatttcacattttaatccatttttcatataaaaactttccgaaaaattataaggactgcgcacgcaagtcgaggaatgatgaatagtacttttcgaggtcttaaaacacatacatgaatgtttaaattaaagatgacattttgagtCATCACACCAACTAAAGCGAAGTGAATCTTCAAGCTTTGCAATTTTAACTTCGTTGAGCATTCCTCTTTTCAAATCATAAACTGATATTTCTTATGAGTCTTTAGGCTTtgcaagagagagagagacagacaTATGACCAACTAAAGCGAAGTGAAACTTCAGACTTtgcaagagagagagagacggaaacatagagagacggagagagagagCCTAGGCAAGTAAGTATAAATGGATAGGGAAGTAGCTGATATTTCTTATTCAATttctaatataaagggatactcatttaaaatttatttatatataattaataaattatatatgactatgtaattaaattaaaaattaaatagggAGAATAATAATGTTTCAAATAGTGTTTAGGAAGGTAAAAACTCCTTCAAACTAAGTGTTGGCCCAAGAGAGCATTAGCTATGGATAATCCGAGTTGGCCATTTCTAAGATAATCCGAGCTGTAAATTTCTGATTGGTTCAAAGTGGACACGCAATAAAAAGTCATCACAGAGAATCATGTCTGCAGTTCCTGTGGCTATCTGCAACTCATTCATCAATCTTTACCAAGAACAAATTAAATCATaactccaaaaagaaaaaagaaaaaataaggaaaaggaaaaattaaGCACTCTCCAATGGAGAGTGTAATTCTTCCCTGCAAATCAATTTTCCCAACAATTTCAGAATTATCCCAAAATTATCACCCAAAATCAAAAATACCCATCAATTATGAACCAAGATTTACAGATACTCATTTGAATTATCTTTGCACAAATGGGCGCCTCAGTGAAGCCATAACAGCTTTAGAATCCATTTCACAATATGGGTATAAGGTAAAACCCGAAACTTTCTCAAAACTTATAGAATCTTGCATCAATTCGAAGTCACTACCTTTGGGACGTAAACTTCATAAAAAGATGAATTTTTTACTTAAAAAAGTTTACCCTTTTATTGAAACTAAGCTGTTAGGGATGTATTCCAAATGTGGGTCTTTACAAGAAGCATACGTTGTGTTTGATGAAATGCGTGAGAGGGATTTATTTGCTTGGTCTGCTATGATTGGTGCTTGTTCAAGAGATAGTAGGTGGGGTGATGTTGTGGACCTTTTTTACATGATGATGGAGGATGGTATTGTACCCGATAGCTTTTTGTTCCCAAAGATTTTACAAGCTTGTGGGAATTGTGGTGATGTTGAGACTGGTAGGTTGATTCATTCTATAGCGATTCGATGTGGAATGAGTTCTGAAATCCGTGTGAATAACTCGCTTCTAGCTGTTTATGCAAAATGCGGGTTGTTAATTTGTGCAAAGAGGCTTTTCGAGAGTATGGAGAAGACGGATATAGTGTCTTGGAATTCGATTATAATGGCGTATTGTCACAAGGGTGAGATTGTGGAGGCCCGGAGGTTATTGGACTTAATGCATCTTGAAGGCGTAGAACCCGGTTTGATCACATGGAACACATTGATAGCTAGCCATAATCAGTTAGGCAAGTGTGATGAGGCGCTGGAAGTTATGAAGGAGATGGAGGGTAATGGGATAGTGCCTGATGTTTTTAGTTGGACTTGTATGATTTCAGGTTTGGCTCAACATAACAGGAACAGTCAGGCATTAGAGTTGTTCCGGGAGATGAGTTTCAATGGAGTTACACCAAGTGAAGTAACACTTACAAGCATAATTTCAGCTTGTGCTTCTCTTAAAGACCTGAAGAAGGGAAGAGAACTTCACTCTTTGGTTGTAAAGTTAGGATTTGATGGAGAGGAAATTGTTGGGAATGCTTTGATTGACTTATATTCCAAATGTGGTAAACTTGAAGCTGCTCGGTTAGTCTTTGATATGATCCCAGAGAAAGATGTCTACAGTTGGAATTCCATGATTGGAGGATACTGCCAAGCCGGGTACTTTGGAAAAGCCCATGATCTTTTTACGAAGATGCATGAGTCTGAGGTATCACCTAATGTTATCACGTGGAATGTTATGATTACAGGACACATGCAAAATGGTGATGAGGATCAAGCATTGGATCTGTTCTGGAGGATGGAGAAGGACGGGAGCATTGAGCAGGATACTGCCTCATGGAACGCTCTCATTGCTGGCTATTTGCAAAATGGACAGAAGGACAAAGCGTTGGGCATGTTTCGGAAAATGCAGTCATTTGGTTTTAAGCCCAACGCAGTTACCATTTTGTCCATCCTACCTGCTTGTTCAAACTTAATTGCTGCAAAGAAGGTGAAAGAGATTCATTGTTGTGTTCTGCGTTGCAATCTGGAAAATGAGCTCTCCGTTGCTAATTCTCTTATAGACACATATTCCAAGTCTGGGGGCATTAAATACTCGAAAGAAATACTTGATGGGATGTCAACCAAAGATATTATTTCTTGGAACACATTGATTGCTGGTTATGTTTTACATGGCTGTTCTAGTGAGGCAATAAAGCTATTTCATCAAATGAAAGAGGCAGGGCTTAAACCAAACAGGGGTACTTTCTCGAGTGTGATTTCATCTTATGGTCTAGCCAAAATGGTTGATGAGGGGAAGAGTATGTTCTCTAGCATGTCCGAAGAGTATCGGATTGTACCAGGTCTAGAACATTGTGTGGCTATGGTTAATTTATATGGTCGTTCAGGTAAACTTGAAGAAGCAATTGAATTTATAGACAATATGACCATGGAGCGTGATATTTCTGTATGGGGTGCATTGCTGACTGCTTCTCGCATGCACGGTAATTTGACTTTAGCTATCCATGCTGGGGAACAATTACTCAAACTGGATTCAGAAAATGTAGTGATTTATCAGTTGCTCTTACAGTTGTATGCTCTACGTGGGATTTCTGAAGAATCAGTAACTGTGCTGAGACCTAGAAAAAGAAATCATTGTGAAGAATCTCTTAGTTGGAGCTGGACTGAGATCAACAATGTGGTGTATGCTTTTGCTTCAGGTCAGCAGAGTAATTCTGAGGTTCCAGATTCTtggataaaaagaaaagaagtaaaaatGGAGGGATCTAGTTCTTGCAATAGGCTCTGCATCAGAGAAGAGGAGAAGGAAGATATGAGTAGAGTTCATAGTGAGAAACTTGCACTTTCTTTTACTCTCATTAAGAATCCTCAATCATCTCGAGTGATCCGAATTGTTAAGAACCTCAGAATGTGTGAAGATTGCCATAGGACTGCCAAATTTATTTCTCAGAAATATGAACGTGAAATATATATACATGACTCGAAGTGCTTGCATCACTTCAAAGATGGTTATTGTTCCTGTGGCAATTATTGGTAGACAAGTCTCCTCTTCTCCAAGGAATTGATATGTCCACTGCTTTCTGAAGAAAAGTTTTGCATGAAGTAAAGAGGATCCTCTTTGACAATGTATAGATGATGGTGCAAACCATAGCCACTCAAATGCTGTATTGCTGTATATATGAAGTTTCTTTGTTTTGGTCAGATGTCTTGTAAATGGATGAGAGAAATCTGGATAATGACACTAGTCGATAGGCTCTGTATCAAATTGTACATATGCTAAATAGATAGTCTTTCTTCTTAACAAGTGTTCCTCTGAAATCATGTACTTTTCTAGCCTTTGTATGTGGATCCCAAAGGTGTGGCCAAGCAGTCAATGAAGTTGGAGCGAAGATCATCAGAGACCAGGGTTCAAATTTCAGTGATTGTAACATAAAGCTAGGCGATATACTTCCATAAGCCTTGATGGGAGCAGATTTACCTGTTGTTTTGGTGGTTGTGGAAGGATGCAGGTATCCTACGGAATAGTTGAGGGTGCACAAGCTGCCCCTACATTACCATTATCCaccaattaaaaaaataatattcatgAGCTAGTCTTAATTCTTAATTAGAGATTTGAGTTTTCTTGGTTAAGTTTAAAGGAAAATAACAAAAGCAAGATGTAAGAGCTGGTATTGTTGGTGAAAGTGAAGTAACAATATTCTTTAACCTGCTGGAATGAGGGTATTTCACACCGGTGATTCAATATTTGAATATTACAATACATTTGTTGTTTACATGCTCGGTGTCAACTTTTTTCTTGCTTATTCTTGACATATTTTCTGAATGATAATACCTATTTAGACTGCTTAAGTTTTCCATTAATAGTTTTGGGATCTACAGCAATATTTAGTCAGTCCACTCTCGCTACAATGGTTTATTAGCATTCCCAAAAGAATTATTCTTCTAGTAGTGTGGAATTGAGAGGAAAACTCTCTGTGAAGTATTTATCTCTGTGGAAATTGACCTTCCCTGTTTTAAAAATCGACTGAATATCTTCTTGATCAGGAAATTCATATGCATTCCATTGCCAGTTTTCTTTCTCAATCCAGGGACTTGAAGGCTTACATACTGCTCTCAGATTGAGTGAGTTTTCTATCTTTTCCGCAAAATGTACCTCTATTATCCTTTTCATGTATAGATGCAGCAGCTGCATCTATATCAGAAGGGTTAAATTCAGCTGGGAACTTCTACTCCTTGCCTCTTGCCCACAACCTATGCAGTGTGGTGAAGGCAACATTTAAAGAGTCAATTTGTTTTATCTTATTCTTCTTTCTGTGTTTGGTCTTTCTCAGGTAGTCAATCGGATAGTGAAATGCCACGCTGAAGCTATGGGATGATGAAACTTTTCTGGGATCAAACAGATAATCCTAAGAAGATTATCAGAAGCCATTCGCTGTACCGGAATGATGTCTGATGTGTTCCCAAGTTGGCTTGTAAATGATGCAGTACACTCCTTTGGACATGAATATCCTTACTGCAACAATATAAACTTTGTTTCAGGGGGAAAAAGAGAGGAAATCTTGTCACAAGCATAGAAGCTTTTGCTGGTAAAATTAGTGTATCTTCATCAAGTGCTAACTTTTTTTCTTTCCTGTGCCTTAGTTAGCTTGCTTTAGTACCAAATATGTCTTGAAAAATCACATTGGAGTatttttctaattattattttgggtcTAGCATGCAAAAATGTTGTGCAGGATTTAGGTTTTGTGGGCTTTTGGAGTTTGATAGTCAACAAAGATGAGCTCTACTGAATTCTGAAGTGTCTATGACTTGGTCTGTTCCACATTTTTAAGCACTGTAAGCCCACGTTAAATCCAaaggtattatcacttttagcccgcgccagaaATTATTTACATTTGGTATTcggaaaaatgtataaaatttatatattttttgtatataacaaacaaatatatatatatatatatatatatatatatatatatatatatatatatatacaaattttatatatttttttggctattatttttacagcggctatacaatgtcattttctctTAAatctattcttttcttttcttttttctttggcaCGAGTTATTTGATCAAGCTTATGAAAACcggtttttattttatatttttgtaattatcGGCAAACCAATTTTGACTTTTCCGTCACATGAAATCTTTTGATTCGTCCAAGAAATAGTTTTCCTCTGGATTAGAGGCGGAGTAACCAATTTTCTGGAGGAAAATCTGATTATTAAACTCATAGATATGATCTTGCATCACTAATGAACATATATTCAGGTTTATTCTAATGCGAATAAAACTGAATAAATCTTGTCTAGTGAGACTAACGAGCGAATGGAGCATTGGAACAACGATTAGAATTATTACTGTATCACATTTGACTAGAAAGTCACGAGTCCAACAGTTAAAATCATCTCTtaaaaaatacagaaaaagaTTGTGCACACTAAATTTCGTATACGTgacaacctttttttttttatcatgtgTCAATTGTTGAACCTCTACAATTTGTGTGAACAGAActaggaaagataaaaggaatgGACATATACCCCATTAAAAGAAACTAAGTCAAGGCTGAGTTAACAATCAGTAGACGAGTAgtaataaattataataaaacaaTTAAAGATTGAATAAAAATTGTCCCAATTGATCACAATCATGACGTGGGCAACTGACAATGGTGCCCTAGTACTATAATTATTCTTTAATAATGGAATTCCTAGCTACTATACTACACTCTTAGATAGGGGTAGGCCTCAATCCGTTCGATATGATTTTCATGAAATTCGGTTCTGTTTTCGATTTTTCGTTTGATACACCAATAATCGAACTAAAATTAGTTCGATTTGTATGGTTTTTGCTAGTTCGATTCGGTCGGTTTGCGGTTCAATTCGGGAGTTTATACTTAGATATTaggctttttcttctttttttttttaaaactaaaagtAAGTTTTAAAATTTAACTTTTTCTACAATtgacttatttaattaaaatagtaGCAAcgatttaataaaattttataattgggtGACTGCGATCTTATACCAAGCAATGAACagaaatataatatatataaccAACAATAGAATATCAATTAATATGATGTTTCTGCCTTTTATGCCAAATCACTTACAAACAATGGTTAAGAAAAAGTCTAAAATAATACTTTAACACCTATTGATTCAACCAAAGCAAAGGTATATCAAAAAAAGACTTAAGCAAGGAAAGATTAGCTTACACAACTAAAAATGAATAGAGTGTTTAATTTACACAACTAACCGTAGTTTAAACTACTTACAAATGAATAGAATGCTTTCCTTTTCCTATTCTTCTCCCTTCCCAATTATTTTTTCTCTAATACGCTCATTCTATCTTCAAGAATGCTTTAAATTAGTTTGTTAGACAAATAAGTTTTCTTAGTCATATTTTCATAAAGAACATCAAGATTCCATAAGATACAAacaagagaaagaataaaaaatcaaaagatggaCTGAATTGACGTGATTTGTAATGGGAAAATAAAACTTGGTTTTCGAAAATAGTGTTTCGGGCCGCAACATTTAGAGCGTGGGTAACCAAATTTGGCTAGAGACAAACAAGTGAAGGGGAGGCCATCAGAATCTATAGTATAAAACTTCGATTTTTCGGTTACCAAAACCGAacaccaaacttttaaaaaatatgaaCCGCAACTGACCGAAAAACTGAATAAACCGAACCGTAAAAATCAAAATTATCGATTTGGACGGTTTTTTCGGTTCGGTCATTAGTATGCCACCTCAACTCTTAGATTTTCTTGCACCAAATATTATTCCCCTGTGGCCAATACTATGGAGTAATAGTATAAGCACATtatgtttcttctttttaattaataataatctATCAAACAATATAGGCTAATGTATAATAATCCTTATACTATTCAAACTTGATATGACATCTTTTTAGCTAACTAGTGACCTTATTTGTATTTcaatcaataatatcaaatgcTTGATCTCGAGAAAACTCGTGTAATTATCTAGTCAAAATTTTACTCTTAAGCTTCATACACGTCAAATTCAGGTCTACTTTATTAATGGGCGAAATTCGTATTTTAACTGAAGAATTATAAACAAGCAGTGAGTTGAAGTTCTATGTACTAACATTGATAAAAATTTACACGATCAATCATTTACgtcaatataaaaaataaaaaaaatctagtAACTAGTTATTACCAACTAAACTTCGTTGATAACGTAAAAAGTATCTTtacacaatgtatataactttaATCAACCAGCCAAATGTAAGGCTGTGGCCAATCATATATTAGAGTCTATAGGGTTTCATTAATTGGGTACATGGTAGGACATAGCCACATTTATTCAATCACTTGTCATTATAATATTCcatataatcaaataaataaCGCACTCACTGTGCAAAAATCATACCAGTGAATCGTTTTGTCACTGTTTTTGTCTATTTGTTCACTTTTTAAATTTTATCGTGTTTCTTATTTTTCCCTTTAGTTTTGGATCCTCTCCTTATTCAACATGCAAAGCCACTTGTCTGGGCTGACTAGACTTCTtgatttcttttcttgtttattctGATTGACATTTGGTTTGTATACTCTGATTCAATCTACTATTTATGATTTATTGGAGAATTAAACaaatcatattcatttcattgatCATGAGGTCTCATCCAACTCCGACCAAGTTAATTTGAAGATTCATGCTTTTGGATTTAATCTTTTCTCTGTCACAGAAAATATCTCAGaatactactacaacaacaataacatgtacccagtataatcccactagtggatCTAAAACGAGTAGtttgtatgcagaccttacccctatcttatACAGATAGAGAAGCTGGTTCTGATAGATCTTCGGTTCAAGAAAGATCCTCGGCTCGGAGAATCTAAAGCATAAGTTTTATGTTGTtaaaagttttcaaaaatattaatGTATTCGTCTCCAATCCTTTACAGATGTCATCGCATGTCTGTCAAATCCTCTAGGAATACATTATTTTTGAAGAATTCGATACGAACAATCTCTGCTATTTGTCAAACTCAAGTTTAGTATGTCAACTATTAATCAAGTTTAGCATGTGATGGAATTAAGCTTTAAGAGAACCTTGAGATGAAAGGGTTAAGCTATTATTAGGAGACAAAacgtgtttttttttcttttcagattTTCTTAAGCTTGAGCATAAGAAGTTTGAAACATAAGGCACACCTATAATGACAAAAAGACACAAAAACAAGGCAAAACAAGATAAGTGTTGCCAAGATTTTAGAAGATTCGCATTCCAAAAACAGGTGTTATATAATTTGTAGTATTCCAGCTTCTAAGGTGGCCCATATATTTAAGTCTCGAAACATCTGTTAACAATAAATAGACATATGCAGCTTAATTGaactaaaactttattaattTTGAACATGAATCTAGCTGGCTAATTGACAAAAGTTAGGCCAAATCCAAATAATTGATCGACCATTCCTTCTTCCTTGTGTTTTCATAATCATACACATTTGCTAAACATTGTCTTTCATGTGTCAATTGCTTGCTCTTTCAATAGTTGCACTCATCACATGATCATGATTTTCCAGGAAAAAATTTGTCTACTTGGATAGGAGAACCAGATTATGAAGTTTTTTGAACTATGCTACAAGATTTAACTCAGTTACTGTAAATGTTATAAGTGATGAGATGGTCCTAATCTCATTAATTGCACATTAAATTATAAAACAGAAATTGAGAATTATTGAAGGGAactttggaactattgtgatcgAAATAATTAAGTGCCATTGTCATACGGAAACTATTAAAGCAAACCTTGAACGACAATAAATCAGACAACAacagagaaatataccaaaagagatacaaatatttaacgtggttcaaTCAATTGACATACGTCCACAGGCGGAGATGAgtaatccactatataaaagagagtacaaaatattgagagaacaacctcacaaagaAGCAAGCACAAGTGGTAGACTAACATTTGTTCTGTAATTCTCtccctaaacaagactctcaaataccatatggctacattgtggatggaAGGAggaatcctcaatttatagaagtctaaAACATTTAAAAAAGGGACTAGCAAAATATGGGAGATTTATAATTTACTTCTAAGAAAAGgaaaactcaaatatatcaaatatgttgcatttttctaagagagaaaaaatcaaatatggtaagaaaatcaggacaaaCACCTAACAGGAACAACAATAGAGTTTTTCTCGTGTGACTTATAAGCTACGGGTTCGAGTCGTAGAA
The nucleotide sequence above comes from Nicotiana tabacum cultivar K326 chromosome 12, ASM71507v2, whole genome shotgun sequence. Encoded proteins:
- the LOC107794118 gene encoding pentatricopeptide repeat-containing protein At1g19720 encodes the protein MESVILPCKSIFPTISELSQNYHPKSKIPINYEPRFTDTHLNYLCTNGRLSEAITALESISQYGYKVKPETFSKLIESCINSKSLPLGRKLHKKMNFLLKKVYPFIETKLLGMYSKCGSLQEAYVVFDEMRERDLFAWSAMIGACSRDSRWGDVVDLFYMMMEDGIVPDSFLFPKILQACGNCGDVETGRLIHSIAIRCGMSSEIRVNNSLLAVYAKCGLLICAKRLFESMEKTDIVSWNSIIMAYCHKGEIVEARRLLDLMHLEGVEPGLITWNTLIASHNQLGKCDEALEVMKEMEGNGIVPDVFSWTCMISGLAQHNRNSQALELFREMSFNGVTPSEVTLTSIISACASLKDLKKGRELHSLVVKLGFDGEEIVGNALIDLYSKCGKLEAARLVFDMIPEKDVYSWNSMIGGYCQAGYFGKAHDLFTKMHESEVSPNVITWNVMITGHMQNGDEDQALDLFWRMEKDGSIEQDTASWNALIAGYLQNGQKDKALGMFRKMQSFGFKPNAVTILSILPACSNLIAAKKVKEIHCCVLRCNLENELSVANSLIDTYSKSGGIKYSKEILDGMSTKDIISWNTLIAGYVLHGCSSEAIKLFHQMKEAGLKPNRGTFSSVISSYGLAKMVDEGKSMFSSMSEEYRIVPGLEHCVAMVNLYGRSGKLEEAIEFIDNMTMERDISVWGALLTASRMHGNLTLAIHAGEQLLKLDSENVVIYQLLLQLYALRGISEESVTVLRPRKRNHCEESLSWSWTEINNVVYAFASGQQSNSEVPDSWIKRKEVKMEGSSSCNRLCIREEEKEDMSRVHSEKLALSFTLIKNPQSSRVIRIVKNLRMCEDCHRTAKFISQKYEREIYIHDSKCLHHFKDGYCSCGNYW